One genomic window of Hymenobacter sp. J193 includes the following:
- a CDS encoding DUF6799 domain-containing protein has translation MKRIVLATATLLLAASCWSSAQAQTKLPPRRTVAPKAKATAPKGVTMKEGFTVKEGKVLVTRNGLTSTVAQPEKLVNGTTIKSDGTVILRDSTHVMMKEGDELSLSGRLTTKAMQAEQDSLMNVVKENTKMKLKSKRKGR, from the coding sequence ATGAAGCGCATTGTACTTGCCACGGCTACGTTGCTGCTGGCTGCCAGCTGCTGGTCCTCCGCTCAGGCCCAGACCAAACTTCCGCCCCGCCGCACGGTGGCACCCAAGGCCAAAGCCACCGCCCCCAAGGGCGTGACAATGAAAGAAGGCTTTACCGTGAAAGAGGGGAAAGTGCTGGTGACCCGCAATGGCCTTACCTCCACCGTGGCGCAACCCGAAAAGCTCGTCAACGGCACGACCATCAAGTCCGATGGCACCGTGATTCTGCGCGACAGCACGCATGTGATGATGAAGGAGGGCGACGAGCTGTCGTTGAGCGGCCGCCTCACCACCAAAGCTATGCAGGCTGAGCAGGATAGCCTCATGAACGTGGTAAAAGAAAACACCAAAATGAAGCTCAAGTCCAAGCGAAAAGGCCGATAA
- a CDS encoding septal ring lytic transglycosylase RlpA family protein, translated as MRLLIMGLLASLLSSCGGSKAFTQSGQASYYADKFNGRKTASGTVYRASKRTAAHNTLPFGTVVRVTNPRNHRSVKVTITDRGPHAKGRIIDLSRKAARKIGIVDAGVAPVQLKVVKAAHR; from the coding sequence ATGCGCCTTCTGATAATGGGTTTGCTGGCAAGCTTGCTAAGCAGCTGCGGCGGCTCGAAAGCCTTTACCCAAAGTGGGCAGGCCTCCTATTACGCCGACAAGTTTAATGGCCGCAAAACGGCCAGCGGCACCGTATACCGGGCCAGCAAGCGGACGGCCGCACACAATACGCTGCCCTTCGGCACGGTAGTGCGCGTGACCAACCCGCGCAACCACCGCTCCGTGAAAGTCACTATTACCGACCGGGGTCCGCACGCTAAAGGCCGTATTATTGACCTTTCGCGCAAAGCCGCTCGTAAAATCGGTATCGTAGACGCCGGTGTGGCCCCGGTGCAACTGAAAGTAGTGAAGGCCGCTCACCGCTAA
- a CDS encoding glycoside hydrolase family 25 protein, whose amino-acid sequence MQPASRRPHRPVVRRRFPRPGKWLLGAAVLLLLGGLAFYYVYQRQLHRYMRRTYASFFSHRLTGREHTPLLTGYTVHGIDVSAYQGSIDWQKVAKNQVRFAFIKATEGVTLRDARFGRNLRGARRAGIYCGAYHYFQPNYDGRQQAELFVRTANLQPGDLPPVLDVEAQEFHDVAQMRRGIATWLRLVERHYGVRPILYSNYSFYQRYLAGHFDKYPLWLAHYEVQQPTLAREKWIIWQHSDESYIPGIRGTVDFNVLQGNFQNLLALRIPPRRTSAATN is encoded by the coding sequence ATGCAACCAGCCAGCCGCCGTCCTCATCGCCCAGTCGTGCGCCGCCGCTTTCCGCGGCCGGGGAAGTGGCTGCTTGGAGCTGCGGTGCTGCTTTTGCTGGGCGGGCTGGCGTTTTACTACGTGTATCAGCGGCAGCTGCACCGCTACATGCGGCGCACTTACGCCAGCTTTTTCAGCCACCGGCTCACGGGGCGGGAGCACACGCCCCTGCTCACGGGCTACACCGTGCATGGCATTGATGTATCGGCCTACCAGGGTTCTATCGACTGGCAAAAGGTGGCAAAGAATCAGGTGCGCTTTGCCTTCATCAAAGCCACGGAGGGTGTAACGCTACGCGACGCCCGCTTCGGGCGCAACCTGCGCGGGGCGCGCCGGGCCGGCATTTACTGTGGGGCCTACCACTACTTCCAGCCCAACTACGACGGCCGCCAGCAGGCCGAGCTATTCGTGCGAACGGCCAACCTGCAGCCCGGCGACCTGCCCCCGGTGCTGGACGTGGAGGCCCAGGAGTTTCATGATGTGGCCCAGATGCGGCGCGGCATTGCCACCTGGCTGCGGCTGGTGGAGCGGCACTACGGCGTGCGGCCCATTCTGTACTCCAACTACAGCTTTTACCAGCGCTACCTGGCCGGGCACTTCGATAAATACCCGCTTTGGCTGGCCCATTATGAGGTTCAGCAGCCCACCCTGGCCCGCGAAAAGTGGATTATCTGGCAGCACTCCGACGAATCCTACATTCCCGGCATTCGGGGCACGGTTGATTTCAACGTGCTGCAGGGCAACTTCCAGAACCTGCTGGCCCTACGCATTCCGCCGCGCCGGACCAGCGCTGCCACCAACTAA
- a CDS encoding VF530 family DNA-binding protein: protein MTSATPDARDENGHLIRELHGITLAQILEYLVLHYGWEELDRRIRINCFAVNPSVKSSLTFLRRTPWARAKVEALYVQARTAEVLGKPRP, encoded by the coding sequence ATGACCTCTGCCACCCCCGACGCCCGCGACGAGAACGGGCACCTTATCCGCGAGCTGCACGGCATCACGCTGGCGCAGATTCTGGAGTATCTGGTGCTGCACTACGGCTGGGAGGAACTGGACCGCCGCATCCGCATCAACTGCTTTGCCGTGAATCCCAGCGTCAAATCCAGCCTCACCTTTCTGCGGCGTACGCCCTGGGCCCGCGCCAAGGTGGAGGCGCTATACGTGCAGGCCCGCACGGCCGAGGTGCTGGGAAAGCCTCGGCCATAG
- a CDS encoding Hsp20/alpha crystallin family protein: MHTPFRIKKGTNPMKLISQEFIRNLVPQLDLLNTLGGGIAQATMRIDKREKGVVIRVAAPSVQPDNFHVVLNNQHLTVYSEYRHEPEAQLAAPLFIRSLDLPDTLDLTRIDAVHEGRELLVRIPYKDSTSHPREINIRHR, encoded by the coding sequence TTGCATACTCCTTTTCGAATCAAGAAAGGAACCAACCCCATGAAGCTCATCAGCCAGGAATTTATTCGCAACCTTGTCCCGCAACTCGACCTCCTCAACACGCTGGGTGGGGGCATTGCGCAGGCCACGATGCGGATAGATAAGCGCGAGAAGGGCGTTGTTATCCGGGTAGCGGCCCCATCGGTGCAGCCCGATAATTTCCACGTTGTTCTCAACAATCAGCACCTCACTGTGTACAGCGAATACCGCCACGAGCCGGAAGCCCAGCTGGCGGCTCCCCTGTTCATCCGCTCCCTCGACCTGCCCGATACGCTGGACCTCACGCGCATCGACGCCGTGCACGAAGGCCGCGAGCTGCTCGTGCGCATTCCGTATAAGGACTCCACCAGCCACCCGCGCGAAATCAACATCCGCCACCGGTAA
- a CDS encoding TCR/Tet family MFS transporter codes for MAKGQAALSFIFITILVDVIGLGIIIPVLPRLIEELTGGGLSQASQYAGWLTFAYAAMQFLCSPVLGGLSDRFGRRPVLLFSLLGLGVDYIFLALAPSIGWLFLGRLIAGVAGASFTTATAYIADISTPEKRAQNFGMVGAAFGLGFIVGPALGGLFSHWGPRVPFIVAAGLSLLNFLYGYFVLPESLSAANRRPFEWKRANPVGSLLQLRRYPVIAGLVVTLVLVYIGAHSVQSTWTFYTMFKFKWSEDWVGYSLSFVGLLTALVQGGLIRVLLPRLGQRNAVFLGLLLYAIGLGLFAVAGQGWQMFLFLVPYCLGGITGPALQGIISSQVPANEQGELQGGLTSLISLTSIIGPLVMTNLFAYFTRPTAPVHFPGAPFVLGSVLALAGLLFSLRSLAHYRQPADTSEASPDVLPIH; via the coding sequence ATGGCCAAAGGACAAGCCGCGCTGAGCTTTATCTTCATTACCATTCTGGTCGATGTTATCGGGCTGGGCATCATCATTCCGGTGCTGCCCCGCCTTATTGAAGAGCTGACAGGCGGCGGCCTTAGCCAGGCCTCGCAGTACGCGGGCTGGCTCACGTTTGCCTATGCGGCCATGCAGTTTCTGTGCTCGCCGGTGCTGGGCGGCCTCAGCGACCGATTCGGCCGGCGGCCCGTGCTGCTCTTTTCCCTGCTGGGCCTGGGTGTCGACTACATTTTTCTGGCCCTGGCGCCCAGCATCGGCTGGCTGTTTCTGGGCCGGCTGATTGCGGGCGTGGCCGGAGCCAGCTTCACCACTGCCACCGCCTACATTGCCGACATCAGCACGCCCGAAAAGCGCGCCCAGAACTTCGGCATGGTCGGCGCCGCGTTTGGGCTGGGGTTTATTGTGGGGCCGGCGCTGGGCGGTCTGTTCAGCCACTGGGGGCCGCGGGTGCCGTTTATCGTGGCGGCTGGCCTCAGTTTGCTTAACTTTCTCTACGGCTACTTCGTGCTGCCCGAGTCATTGTCGGCAGCCAACCGCCGGCCTTTTGAGTGGAAGCGGGCCAACCCCGTCGGCTCCTTGCTGCAGCTACGCCGCTACCCCGTAATAGCCGGGCTGGTCGTCACGCTGGTGCTGGTGTACATCGGGGCCCACTCCGTGCAGTCGACGTGGACGTTTTACACCATGTTCAAATTTAAGTGGTCAGAGGACTGGGTGGGCTACTCCCTTAGCTTCGTAGGGCTGCTCACGGCGCTGGTGCAGGGCGGCCTTATTCGGGTGCTGCTGCCGCGGCTGGGTCAGCGCAACGCCGTGTTCCTGGGGCTGCTGCTGTATGCCATTGGGCTGGGACTGTTTGCGGTGGCGGGGCAGGGCTGGCAGATGTTCCTGTTTTTGGTGCCCTACTGCCTGGGTGGCATCACGGGGCCGGCGCTGCAGGGCATCATTTCCAGCCAGGTACCAGCCAACGAGCAGGGCGAGCTGCAGGGCGGCCTCACCAGCCTCATCAGCCTCACGTCCATTATCGGCCCGCTGGTAATGACCAACCTGTTTGCGTACTTCACCCGGCCCACGGCGCCCGTACACTTCCCGGGGGCGCCGTTCGTGCTGGGCTCGGTGCTGGCGCTGGCCGGGCTGCTGTTCTCGCTCCGCTCCCTGGCCCACTACCGCCAGCCCGCCGATACGTCCGAGGCCAGCCCCGACGTTCTGCCCATTCACTAA
- a CDS encoding GNAT family N-acetyltransferase gives MPIIRLATEADLSAIIQLVQRVVPLMHAAGNFQWAASYPNEAVFREDISRQQLWVAEHAGQVRAIAALTTDQDPEYAQADWDAAEPAIVTHRLAVDPAAQGLGMAAALLGQAEELARQRGLRSLRVDTNSENQATQRLFPKLGYRFAGEITLAFRPGLRFFCYEKRLD, from the coding sequence ATGCCCATTATTCGCTTAGCCACCGAAGCCGATCTGTCCGCCATTATACAGCTGGTGCAGCGTGTGGTGCCGCTGATGCACGCGGCCGGCAACTTTCAGTGGGCTGCTTCCTACCCGAACGAGGCCGTATTCAGGGAGGATATCAGCCGGCAGCAGTTGTGGGTGGCGGAACACGCCGGTCAGGTAAGAGCCATAGCGGCCCTCACCACCGACCAGGACCCTGAATATGCCCAGGCCGATTGGGACGCGGCGGAGCCGGCCATCGTCACGCACCGGCTGGCTGTGGACCCGGCCGCCCAGGGCCTGGGGATGGCAGCCGCGCTGCTGGGGCAAGCCGAGGAGCTGGCCCGCCAGCGCGGCCTTCGCAGCCTGCGCGTAGATACCAACTCCGAAAATCAGGCCACGCAGCGGCTGTTCCCCAAGCTGGGCTACCGGTTTGCGGGCGAAATCACGCTGGCGTTTCGCC